The Halichoerus grypus chromosome 15, mHalGry1.hap1.1, whole genome shotgun sequence genome includes a window with the following:
- the CACNG6 gene encoding voltage-dependent calcium channel gamma-6 subunit, with translation MMMWSNFFMQEEDRRRREAVGRRRAQGQHQLTPEREGKIKLGLLLSAVGSTLAVLAVGTEFWVELNTYKTNGSAICDAAHLGLWKMCTKRLWQADVPAGRDTCGPAELPGEANCTYFKFFTTGENAHIFQRTTKKEVNLAAAVIAVLGLAVMALGCLCIIMVLSKGADFLLRVGAVCFGLSGLLLLVSLEVFRHSVQALLQRVSPEPPPAPALTYEYSWSLGCGVGASLVLLLGGGCFLLLTLPPWPWGSLCPKQGHRAA, from the exons ATGATGATGTGGTCCAACTTTTTCATGCAAGAGGAGGACCGGCGGCGTCGGGAGGCTGTGGGCCGGCGGCGGGCTCAGGGGCAGCACCAGCTGACGCCGGAGCGGGAGGGGAAGATCAAGCTGGGGCTCCTGCTGAGCGCCGTGGGCTCCACGCTGGCCGTGCTGGCCGTGGGCACCGAGTTCTGGGTGGAGCTCAACACCTACAAGACCAATGGCAGCGCCATCTGCGATGCTGCCCACCTGGGGCTCTGGAAGATGTGCACCAAGCGACTGTGGCAGGCCGACGTGCCCGCGGGCAGAGACACCTGCGGCCCCGCAGAGCTGCCTGGAG AAGCAAACTGTacctattttaaattctttactaCGGGGGAGAATGCGCACATCTTCCAGAGAACTACAAAGAAAG AGGTAAATCTGGCAGCTGCAGTGATAGCAGTGCTAGGCCTGGCAGTCATGGCCTTGGGGTGCCTCTGTATCATCATGGTGCTCAGCAAAGGTGCAGACTTCCTACTCCGAGTTGGAGCCGTCTGCTTTGGCCTCTCAG GCCTGCTGCTCCTGGTCAGCCTGGAGGTGTTCCGGCATTCCGTGCAAGCCCTCCTGCAGAGAGTCAGCCCTGAgcctcccccggcccccgcccTGACCTATGAATACTCCTGGTCCCTGGGCTGTGGCGTGGGGGCCAGCCTGGTCCTGCTGCTGGGGGGGGGCTGCTTTCTCCTGCTCACCTTGcctccctggccctggggctCACTCTGCCCCAAGCAGGGGCACAGGGCCGCCTAG